In one Acidimicrobium ferrooxidans DSM 10331 genomic region, the following are encoded:
- the folK gene encoding 2-amino-4-hydroxy-6-hydroxymethyldihydropteridine diphosphokinase → MRRRAFVALGANLGDRARTLDAALGAIGEVVAVSNLYETEPVGGPGAQPRYLNAVCELRTDRSPFRLLDDLLALEARHGRQRSVPNAPRTLDLDVVWMDGVVVSSPPRLVVPHPRAFGRSFVLWPLADLDAALARSLAGGSLAHLERPPVVAHAAGCAWTR, encoded by the coding sequence GTGAGGCGCCGCGCTTTCGTTGCCCTCGGCGCCAACCTCGGCGACCGAGCGCGGACCCTCGATGCGGCGCTCGGCGCCATCGGCGAGGTCGTCGCGGTGTCGAACCTCTACGAGACCGAGCCGGTCGGCGGGCCGGGGGCGCAACCGCGGTACCTGAACGCGGTGTGCGAGCTGCGCACGGACCGTTCGCCGTTTCGCCTGCTCGACGACTTGCTCGCGCTCGAAGCGCGCCACGGTCGCCAACGCAGCGTCCCGAACGCTCCTCGGACGCTCGATCTCGACGTGGTGTGGATGGACGGCGTCGTCGTGAGCTCGCCTCCGCGCCTCGTCGTCCCCCATCCGCGCGCGTTCGGTCGGTCGTTCGTGCTGTGGCCGCTCGCGGACCTCGACGCCGCCCTCGCGCGGTCGTTGGCGGGGGGATCGTTGGCCCACCTCGAGCGACCGCCCGTCGTCGCTCATGCCGCGGGGTGCGCGTGGACCCGCTGA
- a CDS encoding dihydroneopterin aldolase, whose amino-acid sequence MGLTIAVEGMVQPAHLGVTEAERSLPQPVELAVELVVAEEPIGDDLATTVDYSVLDRLVPEVLATPCALVETVAARLADAIVATLGWAQLERVTVRATKLAPPLALAGATVHVVVTRVRDGGERS is encoded by the coding sequence GTGGGCCTGACCATCGCGGTCGAGGGCATGGTGCAACCGGCGCACCTCGGCGTGACCGAGGCCGAGCGGTCCCTGCCGCAGCCGGTCGAGCTTGCGGTCGAACTCGTCGTCGCCGAGGAGCCGATCGGCGACGACCTCGCCACCACCGTCGACTACAGCGTGCTCGATCGCCTCGTGCCCGAGGTCCTTGCGACGCCGTGTGCCTTGGTCGAGACGGTCGCGGCGCGGCTCGCCGACGCCATCGTTGCGACGCTCGGCTGGGCGCAGCTCGAGCGCGTCACCGTTCGTGCGACCAAGCTCGCCCCCCCACTGGCACTGGCCGGGGCCACGGTGCACGTGGTCGTGACGCGGGTCCGAGATGGCGGTGAGCGCTCGTGA
- the folP gene encoding dihydropteroate synthase, translated as MSERRDARIMGIVNVTPDSFSDGGRYFDAARAIEHGLELFAEGADIVDVGGESTRPGAVPVPETEELRRVLPVVAALAPYGVVSIDTVKPAVARAAVEAGATIVNDVSGRLGPVAAEVGAVWIAMHAQGDPQTMQVNPTYTDVVGEVSAWLRERRDEARALGVKEVWFDPGIGFGKTVAHNLALIAHLRQIASLGAPVVVGLSRKSMLAELSRAEPALPPLEREEQSLAAAIWAIEHGADVVRVHRVRPIREYLRLAAAMEEAAREWA; from the coding sequence ATGAGCGAGCGTCGCGACGCTCGGATCATGGGGATCGTCAACGTCACGCCCGACTCCTTCAGTGACGGCGGTCGCTACTTCGATGCGGCCAGAGCGATCGAGCACGGTCTCGAACTCTTCGCCGAGGGGGCCGACATCGTCGACGTGGGTGGCGAGTCCACGCGGCCGGGCGCGGTGCCGGTGCCCGAGACCGAGGAGCTCCGTCGGGTCCTGCCGGTCGTGGCGGCGCTCGCTCCCTACGGGGTCGTCTCCATCGACACGGTCAAGCCCGCCGTCGCTCGGGCGGCGGTCGAGGCAGGCGCGACGATCGTCAACGACGTGAGCGGTCGACTCGGACCGGTCGCGGCTGAGGTCGGTGCGGTGTGGATCGCGATGCATGCCCAGGGTGACCCGCAGACGATGCAGGTCAACCCGACCTATACCGACGTGGTGGGCGAGGTGTCGGCGTGGCTCAGGGAGCGACGTGACGAGGCGCGTGCGCTGGGCGTGAAGGAGGTCTGGTTCGATCCCGGGATCGGCTTCGGCAAGACGGTCGCGCACAACCTGGCGCTGATCGCGCACCTTCGTCAAATCGCGTCCCTCGGCGCACCGGTCGTCGTCGGCCTCTCGCGCAAGAGCATGCTGGCCGAGCTCAGTCGTGCCGAGCCCGCGTTGCCCCCGCTCGAGCGCGAGGAGCAGAGCCTCGCCGCGGCCATCTGGGCGATCGAGCACGGTGCGGACGTGGTGCGGGTGCACCGAGTACGGCCGATCCGTGAGTACCTGCGTCTCGCTGCGGCCATGGAGGAGGCGGCGCGCGAGTGGGCCTGA
- a CDS encoding GTP cyclohydrolase I: protein MSAPTNDDARAAVDTLLAWAEATLGATLADDVRTRTPERVVEALAELLGGYRAEPDDPVRFAPEQRAPVVLDEIRFASLCEHHLLPFTGTVSVEYLPGAGVLGLSAVVREIERHARRLQLQERLTQEIADAIAKAARARLVRVTVRAEHACIAIRGVRREGVIVTTQALAGREVGSPNALAELERGRPPR, encoded by the coding sequence ATGAGCGCACCGACGAACGACGACGCTCGCGCGGCCGTGGACACGCTGCTCGCGTGGGCCGAGGCCACCCTCGGTGCGACGCTCGCCGACGACGTGCGCACGCGCACCCCGGAGCGGGTGGTCGAGGCACTGGCCGAACTGCTCGGCGGGTATCGGGCCGAGCCCGACGATCCGGTGCGGTTCGCGCCCGAGCAGCGGGCTCCCGTCGTCCTCGACGAGATCAGGTTTGCCTCGCTGTGTGAGCATCACCTCCTGCCGTTTACGGGCACGGTCTCGGTGGAGTATCTCCCGGGAGCTGGGGTCCTCGGCCTGTCGGCCGTGGTGCGAGAGATCGAGCGGCACGCTCGTCGCCTCCAGCTCCAAGAACGGCTGACGCAGGAGATCGCCGATGCGATCGCCAAGGCGGCCCGGGCGCGTCTCGTCCGTGTCACCGTTCGGGCCGAGCACGCCTGCATCGCCATCCGGGGGGTGCGACGCGAGGGCGTGATCGTGACGACCCAGGCGCTGGCGGGCAGGGAGGTGGGCAGCCCCAACGCGCTCGCGGAGCTCGAGCGAGGACGGCCGCCCCGATGA
- the hpt gene encoding hypoxanthine phosphoribosyltransferase, with protein MTWSLDDPHIGDVLISEADLRARVGELGAAITKDYAGRAPFLVGVLKGAFVFMGDLARAIELPVAVDFMAVSSYGSATRTSGVVRIIKDLDVELEGRDVIVVEDIVESGLTLRYLLTNLASRNPASLAVCALLRKPDDGRGDLPIAYVGFDIPPAFVIGYGLDVAERYRNLPFIATYREDV; from the coding sequence GTGACGTGGTCGCTGGATGACCCGCACATCGGCGATGTCCTGATCAGTGAGGCAGACCTCCGTGCGCGCGTCGGCGAGCTCGGAGCGGCGATCACCAAGGACTACGCGGGCCGCGCACCGTTCCTCGTGGGGGTGCTCAAGGGTGCGTTCGTGTTCATGGGAGACCTGGCACGAGCGATCGAGCTGCCGGTCGCGGTGGACTTCATGGCGGTGTCCTCCTATGGCAGTGCCACGCGGACCTCGGGTGTCGTGCGGATCATCAAGGACCTCGACGTCGAGCTCGAAGGGCGCGACGTCATCGTGGTCGAAGACATCGTCGAGAGCGGCCTCACGCTCCGCTACCTCTTGACGAACCTCGCCTCGCGCAACCCGGCGTCGCTCGCCGTGTGCGCCCTGTTGCGCAAGCCTGACGACGGTCGAGGCGATCTGCCCATCGCCTACGTCGGCTTCGACATCCCGCCCGCCTTCGTCATCGGCTATGGACTCGACGTCGCCGAGCGCTACCGGAACCTCCCGTTCATCGCGACCTATCGGGAGGACGTATGA
- a CDS encoding tRNA lysidine(34) synthetase: protein MRPSPSWVEAAQRRARELGIDLASLGERLWPLDDDPVRVGVSGGADSLGLAALLAFGGKRVLAIHVDHGLRPGSAREGADVARQLAPLGISVLERRVRVIPGPNLEARARSARLGALGDAARAHTMDDQAETVLLNLLRGSGLVGIGAMEPGPLHPALGLRRSELARVCEAAGLVPLVDPMNQDVRFRRVRVRTELLPLAAAIAERDVVPLLARAAAHAREAVRLQARYPELAPATTQLATWVRHQTGLRLSAAHRRALVQVADGTRRAHALPSDLDVRRVGSSLVLSSGGREIARLGLESEGRRP from the coding sequence GTGCGGCCTAGCCCGTCGTGGGTCGAGGCTGCCCAGCGCCGAGCTCGTGAGCTCGGCATCGATCTCGCCTCGCTCGGTGAGCGGCTGTGGCCTCTCGATGACGACCCGGTCCGCGTCGGCGTCTCGGGTGGCGCCGACTCGCTGGGTCTCGCTGCGCTGCTGGCGTTCGGTGGCAAGCGGGTCCTCGCGATCCACGTCGACCACGGCCTGCGCCCGGGCTCGGCCCGAGAAGGAGCCGACGTCGCCCGCCAGCTCGCTCCGCTCGGGATCTCGGTGCTCGAGCGCCGTGTGCGCGTGATCCCTGGCCCCAACCTCGAGGCGCGCGCGCGCTCGGCCCGCCTCGGCGCCCTCGGGGACGCCGCCCGGGCACACACGATGGATGATCAAGCCGAGACGGTGCTGCTGAATCTCCTGCGGGGGAGCGGGCTCGTCGGTATCGGCGCCATGGAGCCCGGCCCCCTCCACCCGGCACTCGGCCTTCGGCGCTCAGAGCTCGCGCGCGTCTGCGAGGCCGCCGGACTCGTGCCGCTCGTCGATCCCATGAATCAGGACGTACGCTTTCGGCGCGTGCGCGTGCGTACCGAGCTGCTCCCGCTCGCCGCCGCGATCGCAGAGCGTGACGTCGTCCCGCTGCTGGCGCGCGCGGCGGCGCACGCCCGCGAGGCCGTGCGCCTGCAGGCGCGCTACCCGGAGCTCGCGCCGGCGACGACCCAGCTCGCGACGTGGGTCCGACACCAGACAGGCCTTCGACTGTCGGCGGCGCATCGGCGTGCGCTCGTCCAGGTCGCCGATGGTACTCGCCGAGCGCATGCACTCCCGAGCGACCTCGACGTGCGACGCGTGGGCTCGTCGCTCGTCCTAAGCTCAGGTGGGCGAGAGATCGCCCGTCTCGGGCTCGAGTCCGAAGGGAGGCGCCCGTGA
- a CDS encoding zinc-dependent metalloprotease, which translates to MSHQVATLSIRALVPDTAPPPLDLIGLVAELAPIVEARCGLEIGTETLAVANLSRRAWAIHNARSYAALIGRLYPQGVPAGAAEVSGAMLGAVLAALSPRVLGQYVPGGGDEEPLLVLVGQNAQHLASGAGTDLATVARWVLSHELAHRAQFFARPWLLETLYASLAEVIAARPATPVDAVSSLLSWLGGDRRLGELGPLELVLPERAAASLARVSAIMSVIEGHADWVMRTLPSGTVPGDDELARVVDQRRSARGLARIVARLLGLDAKARQYERGRRFFERIEAERPGSALDVFERAESLPTLAELDAPETWLARVGAA; encoded by the coding sequence GTGTCGCACCAGGTGGCGACGCTGTCGATCCGAGCGCTCGTCCCGGACACAGCGCCGCCGCCTCTCGATCTGATTGGCCTGGTGGCAGAGCTCGCCCCCATCGTCGAGGCTCGTTGTGGGCTCGAGATCGGAACGGAGACCCTCGCGGTCGCGAACCTGTCACGGCGCGCGTGGGCGATCCACAATGCGCGTTCCTACGCAGCCTTGATCGGTCGCTTGTACCCGCAGGGGGTACCCGCTGGTGCGGCCGAGGTGAGCGGAGCCATGCTCGGCGCGGTGCTCGCGGCCCTCTCGCCTCGCGTTCTGGGGCAGTACGTGCCGGGGGGCGGCGACGAAGAGCCCCTGCTCGTGCTGGTAGGCCAGAACGCCCAGCATCTCGCGTCAGGGGCTGGGACGGATCTCGCCACGGTGGCGAGGTGGGTGCTCTCGCACGAACTCGCCCATCGGGCGCAGTTCTTCGCGCGCCCCTGGCTGCTCGAGACGCTCTACGCATCGCTCGCCGAGGTCATCGCTGCGCGACCGGCGACCCCGGTCGATGCGGTGAGTTCGCTGCTCAGCTGGTTGGGTGGCGACCGCCGCCTCGGGGAGCTCGGGCCACTCGAGCTGGTCCTCCCAGAACGTGCTGCTGCCTCGTTGGCTCGTGTCAGCGCCATCATGAGCGTCATCGAGGGCCACGCGGACTGGGTCATGCGGACCCTCCCCTCGGGGACCGTGCCGGGTGACGACGAGCTGGCTCGTGTCGTCGACCAGCGTCGCAGTGCGCGGGGTCTCGCGCGCATCGTCGCGCGACTCCTCGGACTCGACGCGAAGGCTCGCCAGTACGAGCGCGGTCGTCGGTTCTTTGAGCGCATCGAGGCAGAACGGCCTGGCAGCGCGCTCGACGTGTTCGAACGCGCCGAGTCGCTCCCAACGCTTGCCGAGCTCGACGCGCCAGAGACGTGGCTGGCGAGGGTCGGTGCGGCCTAG
- the rsrA gene encoding mycothiol system anti-sigma-R factor, whose translation MVTSETGPEHKGHEIEPDPRGPSTPECREAISQLYFFLDGELTDERRHKLQAHLDHCGSCLEAFEFEAELRMVIAERARDRVPTSLRERLAMVLLEESAKDRHVSDARQE comes from the coding sequence ATGGTGACGAGCGAGACTGGTCCGGAGCACAAGGGTCATGAGATCGAGCCCGACCCTCGGGGTCCGTCCACGCCCGAGTGTCGGGAAGCGATCAGCCAGCTGTACTTCTTCCTCGATGGCGAGCTGACCGACGAACGCCGGCACAAGCTCCAAGCCCATCTGGACCACTGTGGGTCCTGTCTCGAGGCGTTCGAGTTCGAAGCCGAGCTGCGCATGGTCATCGCGGAGCGAGCACGCGATCGGGTTCCGACCTCGCTGCGTGAGCGTCTCGCGATGGTCCTCCTTGAGGAATCGGCCAAGGACCGCCACGTCTCCGACGCGCGACAGGAATAG
- a CDS encoding sigma-70 family RNA polymerase sigma factor, whose translation MADQARFEELALPYADNLYSAAMRMTHNAADAEDLVQETFLKAYRAFGTFEEGTNLKAWLYRILTNTYINAYRARRRRPDETDLDEVEQLYLYRRLGGLEAALAGRSAEEEVLDTFTDADVKAALEALPEQFRLAVILADVEGFSYREIADIMDVPLGTVMSRLHRGRRALQRALIEKRLARAERAAETEA comes from the coding sequence GTGGCGGATCAGGCGCGCTTCGAAGAGCTTGCCCTGCCGTACGCCGACAACCTCTACTCCGCGGCGATGCGTATGACCCACAACGCGGCCGACGCCGAGGACTTGGTGCAAGAGACGTTCCTGAAGGCTTATCGTGCCTTCGGTACCTTCGAGGAGGGCACCAACCTCAAGGCGTGGCTCTATCGCATCCTCACCAACACCTACATCAATGCCTACCGAGCTCGTCGCCGTCGCCCGGACGAGACGGACCTCGACGAGGTCGAGCAGCTCTACCTCTATCGCCGCCTGGGCGGTCTCGAGGCAGCCCTCGCGGGCCGGAGCGCCGAGGAGGAGGTCCTCGACACCTTCACCGATGCCGACGTCAAGGCGGCGCTCGAGGCCCTGCCAGAGCAGTTCCGCTTGGCCGTGATCCTGGCGGACGTCGAAGGTTTTAGCTACCGTGAGATCGCCGACATCATGGACGTCCCGCTCGGAACCGTGATGAGTCGGCTGCATCGGGGAAGGCGCGCGCTCCAGCGCGCGTTGATCGAGAAGCGACTGGCTCGTGCGGAGCGGGCAGCGGAGACCGAGGCGTAG
- the tmk gene encoding dTMP kinase, translated as MTRGKLVVLDGPDKVGKSTQVHLAVAAVRARGVDVVTARDPGGDPAAEALREVVKTRSLAPWAELLTFAAARAQLVATVVRPAVEAGTHVILDRYFPSTIVYQGPKVGEDAIWALEALTGDPVADLVLVLDRAEPLGLDAGDRFEAGGRSAWEQIRARYADRARSWGWRLVDANGSRDAVAARVQAMIMAELGLDDDARR; from the coding sequence GTGACGCGGGGGAAACTCGTGGTCCTCGACGGACCCGACAAGGTCGGCAAGTCGACGCAGGTCCACCTCGCGGTCGCGGCCGTGCGTGCCCGCGGTGTCGACGTGGTCACGGCGAGAGATCCAGGTGGCGACCCCGCTGCCGAGGCGCTCCGCGAGGTGGTCAAGACGCGGTCGCTCGCACCATGGGCCGAGCTGCTCACGTTCGCTGCCGCCCGTGCACAGCTCGTCGCAACGGTGGTGCGCCCCGCCGTCGAGGCGGGCACGCACGTGATCCTCGATCGCTACTTCCCTTCGACCATCGTCTACCAGGGCCCGAAGGTGGGAGAGGATGCGATCTGGGCCCTCGAGGCGTTGACCGGCGATCCGGTCGCCGATCTCGTCCTCGTCCTCGATCGTGCCGAGCCGCTCGGCCTCGACGCCGGCGACCGGTTCGAGGCGGGTGGCCGCTCCGCGTGGGAGCAGATCCGGGCGCGCTACGCCGATCGTGCGCGATCGTGGGGATGGCGGCTCGTCGACGCGAACGGCTCGCGAGACGCGGTAGCGGCTCGGGTGCAGGCGATGATCATGGCGGAGCTCGGGCTCGATGACGACGCGCGTCGCTGA
- the topA gene encoding type I DNA topoisomerase → MPKPLVIVESPTKARTIRRYLGDEWVVEASVGHVRDLPRSAKEIPQAVKKEPWARLGVDTEHGFRPLYVIPPEKREQVKRLKALLADASELFLATDEDREGESIAWHLLEVLAPRVPVRRMVFHEITERAIREAVGATRGIDRGLVDAQETRRVLDRLFGYEVSPVLWKKVMPRLSAGRVQSVACRLLVERERERMAFRRASYFDVVAEFSRAEAPAPFAARLVALDEARIATGRDFDATGRVATGVVVLDGAHALAVAEAVEGRGGVVRELTERPFTRRPDAPFMTSTLQQEASRKLRFSAQRTMAVAQRLYEQGFITYMRTDSVQLAGEALAEARRLIAERFPGALPDAPRQYRSRVKNAQEAHEAIRPAGTRWRSPDEVAREAPGDEARLYELIWRRTLASQMTDARGMSAVATIDVALGPEVRIDGREIERATFVARGRTLTDPGFLAVYPEQLSEDDEVDLPPLAAGVALTTTGAQPQGHETQPPARYTEASLVRALEERGIGRPSTYAQIISTLVERSYAWRRSQALIPTFLGFAVVQLLERHFAELVDYSFTARLEDDLDRIAIGEEEPTPYLAHFYWGNGAPGLHQLVTERLGEIDARDVNSIPIGQRADGTPVVVRVGRYGPFLQAGEETASIPEDLPPDELTLERAEELLERGRLGDRVLGELDGQPVLLRTGRFGPYVQLGEGDDRSLRRASLLPGQRVETLSYEDAVALLSLPRLVGVDPESQQEIWAHNGRFGPYLAKGRDTRSLDKPEQLFTIDLTEALARFREPKRRGRSASVLELGTHPDTGARVVVRSGRYGPYVSDGEVNASLPRGVDPASLDLDTAVELLAERRARLGSGS, encoded by the coding sequence GTGCCAAAGCCACTCGTGATCGTGGAGTCGCCCACCAAGGCTCGGACGATCCGGCGCTACCTCGGCGACGAGTGGGTCGTCGAGGCGTCCGTCGGCCACGTGCGAGATCTGCCGCGCTCGGCGAAGGAGATCCCGCAAGCGGTGAAGAAGGAGCCGTGGGCGCGTCTCGGTGTCGATACCGAGCACGGGTTCCGGCCGCTCTACGTGATCCCTCCGGAGAAGCGCGAGCAGGTCAAGCGCCTCAAGGCCCTGCTCGCCGACGCCAGCGAGCTCTTCCTCGCGACCGATGAGGATCGCGAAGGAGAATCCATCGCCTGGCACCTGCTCGAGGTGCTCGCCCCTCGCGTTCCTGTTCGTCGCATGGTGTTCCACGAGATCACGGAGCGAGCGATCCGCGAGGCCGTCGGGGCGACACGGGGGATCGACCGCGGCCTCGTCGATGCCCAGGAGACACGGCGCGTGCTCGACCGGCTCTTCGGCTACGAGGTCTCGCCGGTGCTGTGGAAGAAGGTGATGCCGCGACTGTCGGCCGGTCGCGTCCAGTCGGTGGCCTGTCGGCTCCTCGTCGAGCGCGAGCGCGAGCGGATGGCGTTTCGTCGAGCGAGCTACTTCGACGTCGTCGCCGAGTTCTCGCGTGCCGAGGCCCCCGCGCCCTTCGCCGCGCGCCTGGTCGCCCTCGACGAGGCGCGTATCGCCACCGGCCGCGACTTCGACGCGACCGGTCGCGTCGCCACGGGCGTCGTGGTCCTCGACGGCGCGCACGCGCTCGCGGTCGCAGAAGCGGTCGAGGGTCGAGGTGGCGTGGTACGCGAGCTCACCGAGCGGCCGTTCACGCGACGACCGGACGCGCCGTTCATGACCTCGACGCTGCAGCAGGAGGCCTCGCGAAAACTGCGCTTCTCCGCGCAGCGCACCATGGCCGTGGCCCAGCGGCTTTATGAGCAGGGCTTCATCACCTACATGCGAACCGACTCCGTCCAGCTTGCCGGAGAGGCGCTCGCAGAAGCCCGTCGACTCATCGCCGAGCGCTTCCCGGGAGCACTCCCCGACGCGCCGCGTCAGTATCGCTCGCGTGTGAAGAACGCGCAGGAGGCCCACGAAGCCATCCGCCCAGCGGGTACCCGTTGGCGCTCGCCGGACGAGGTGGCAAGGGAGGCTCCCGGCGACGAGGCGCGCCTCTACGAGCTGATCTGGCGTCGCACGCTGGCCTCCCAGATGACCGACGCCCGCGGGATGTCCGCCGTCGCGACGATCGACGTCGCGCTCGGGCCCGAGGTTCGCATCGACGGTCGCGAGATCGAGCGGGCGACGTTCGTCGCTCGTGGCCGCACGCTCACCGATCCAGGGTTCCTCGCGGTCTACCCGGAGCAACTCAGCGAGGACGACGAGGTCGACCTGCCGCCTCTGGCCGCTGGTGTCGCGCTCACCACGACGGGTGCCCAGCCCCAGGGGCACGAGACGCAGCCTCCGGCGCGCTATACGGAGGCATCGCTCGTGCGCGCGCTCGAGGAGCGTGGCATCGGACGGCCGTCGACCTATGCGCAGATCATCAGCACGCTCGTCGAGCGCTCGTATGCATGGCGACGCTCGCAAGCGCTGATTCCGACCTTTCTCGGCTTCGCGGTGGTGCAGCTGCTCGAGCGCCACTTCGCCGAGCTGGTGGACTACTCCTTCACGGCGCGTCTCGAGGACGACCTCGACCGCATCGCGATCGGCGAGGAGGAGCCCACGCCCTACCTCGCGCATTTCTACTGGGGCAACGGTGCCCCCGGTCTCCATCAGCTCGTCACCGAGCGACTGGGGGAGATCGACGCACGCGACGTGAACTCGATCCCGATCGGCCAGCGCGCGGATGGAACGCCGGTCGTGGTGCGTGTCGGCCGCTACGGACCGTTCCTCCAGGCAGGCGAGGAGACCGCCTCCATCCCAGAGGACCTCCCTCCCGACGAGCTCACCCTCGAGCGGGCCGAGGAGCTGCTCGAGCGGGGCAGGCTCGGCGATCGTGTGCTCGGCGAACTCGACGGGCAACCCGTGCTCCTGCGTACCGGCCGGTTCGGTCCCTATGTGCAGCTCGGCGAGGGCGACGATCGCTCGCTGCGGCGTGCATCGCTGCTGCCAGGGCAGCGGGTCGAGACCCTGAGCTACGAGGACGCGGTCGCGCTCTTGTCCTTGCCGCGGTTGGTCGGGGTCGACCCCGAGTCCCAGCAGGAGATCTGGGCGCACAACGGCCGCTTCGGTCCGTATCTCGCCAAGGGTCGCGACACCCGCTCGCTCGACAAGCCCGAGCAGCTCTTCACCATCGATCTCACCGAAGCGCTCGCGCGCTTTCGCGAGCCCAAGCGGCGCGGTCGCTCGGCCAGCGTGCTCGAGTTGGGCACCCATCCGGACACCGGCGCGCGCGTCGTGGTCCGTTCGGGTCGCTACGGCCCCTACGTCTCCGACGGCGAGGTGAACGCCTCCTTGCCGCGAGGCGTCGATCCGGCCAGCTTGGATCTCGACACGGCGGTGGAGCTCTTGGCCGAGCGGCGTGCGCGCTTGGGATCTGGCTCGTGA